From Astyanax mexicanus isolate ESR-SI-001 chromosome 13, AstMex3_surface, whole genome shotgun sequence, the proteins below share one genomic window:
- the foxl2l gene encoding forkhead domain-containing protein, translating into MAIRESSEKKLTLSGIYQFIMSRFPYYEKNKKGWQNSIRHNLSLNECFVKVPRDGGAAAGGGGVVGGVGGGPEGAGGDRKGNYWTLDPAFEDMFEQGNYRRRRRVKRSAHHHPPLSPAAAAAASSPCWARETRALPLTLYDLQPYHHQVQQQQQHHQQENHQQQLGSSRADSPVCYYPTGAPLYPFYPVHSLHTLHAPYAHYQRHQCAPLPDSAPHLQYEAYSLEQSYQ; encoded by the coding sequence ATGGCCATCCGTGAGAGCTCAGAGAAGAAGCTGACCCTCAGTGGCATCTACCAGTTCATCATGTCCAGATTCCCTTACTACGAGAAGAACAAGAAGGGCTGGCAGAACAGCATCCGCCACAACCTCAGCCTCAACGAGTGCTTCGTCAAGGTGCCCAGGGATGGAGGTGCAGCAGCAGGTGGAGGAGGTGTTGTTGGAGGTGTTGGAGGAGGTCCTGAGGGCGCAGGAGGGGACAGGAAAGGCAACTACTGGACCCTGGATCCAGCCTTCGAGGACATGTTCGAGCAGGGCAACTACAGGCGCAGGAGGAGGGTGAAGAGAAGCGCGCATCATCATCCTCCTTtatctccagcagcagcagctgcagcatcaTCCCCCTGCTGGGCTCGAGAGACGCGCGCGCTCCCGCTTACGCTCTACGACCTGCAGCCCTACCACCACCAagtgcaacagcagcagcagcatcaccaGCAGGAGAACCACCAGCAGCAGCTTGGGAGCAGCCGCGCGGACTCTCCTGTCTGTTATTACCCCACCGGAGCACCCCTCTACCCATTTTACCCCGTGCACTCTCTGCACACTCTCCACGCGCCCTACGCGCACTACCAGCGCCACCAGTGCGCACCCCTGCCCGACAGCGCCCCCCACCTGCAGTACGAGGCCTACAGCCTGGAGCAGTCCTACCAGTGA